A stretch of the Arachis stenosperma cultivar V10309 chromosome 6, arast.V10309.gnm1.PFL2, whole genome shotgun sequence genome encodes the following:
- the LOC130936572 gene encoding cytochrome b-c1 complex subunit Rieske-4, mitochondrial-like, which translates to MLRVAAKRFSPLSSSSCRANHATSAFVSRNPIAPHYDSHDRGSAPQPQFFLPFRGFATGLPVHTNENNIIPEIPATVAAVKNPSSKIVYDEHNHERYPPGDPSKRAFAYFVLTGGRFVYASLVRLLILKFVLSMSASKDVLALASLEVDLSSIEPGTTVTVKWRGKPVFIRRRTEDDIKLANSVDVGSLRDPQQDAERVKNPEWLIVIGVCTHLGCIPLPNAGDFGGWFCPCHGSHYDISGRIRKGPAPYNLEVPTYTFLEENKLLIG; encoded by the exons ATGTTGAGGGTTGCAGCAAAGAGGTTTTCTCCTCTGTCTTCGTCTTCATGCAGAGCTAACCATGCTACCTCTGCTTTTGTCTCTCGGAACCCCATCGCCCCTCACTATGACTCCCACGATCGCGGATCTGCTCCCCAACCCCAATTCTTTCTCCCATTCCGAG GTTTTGCTACTGGATTGCCAGTCCATACAAACGAAAACAACATTATTCCTGAAATTCCAGCAACTGTTGCTGCTGTCAAAAACCCTTCCTCTAAGATTGTATATGATGAACACAATCATGAACGATATCCTCCTGGTGACCCAAGCAAGAGGGCATTTGCTTACTTTGTCCTAACAGGTGGTAGATTTGTCTATGCCTCTCTGGTCCGTCTCCTTATCCTGAAGTTTGTTCTCAGTATGTCGGCCAGTAAGGATGTTCTTGCTCTGGCTTCACTTGAAGTTGATCTCTCCAGCATTGAGCCAGGCACCACTGTGACTGTTAAATGGCGTGGAAAGCCCGTGTTCATCAGGCGCAGAACAGAGGATGATATTAAGCTGGCAAACAGTGTTGACGTTGGATCTCTTCGCGATCCCCAGCAGGATGCGGAGAGAGTCAAGAACCCTGAGTGGCTCATTGTGATTGGGGTTTGCACACATTTGGGTTGTATTCCCTTGCCGAATGCTGGTGACTTTGGTGGTTGGTTTTGCCCTTGTCATGGTTCACATTACGATATTTCTGGCCGAATTAGGAAGGGACCAGCGCCATACAATCTGGAGGTGCCAACTTATACCTTTTTGGAAGAGAACAAGTTGCTAATTGGTTGA